The Neobacillus sp. OS1-2 genome includes a window with the following:
- a CDS encoding SGNH/GDSL hydrolase family protein, with product MKIICFGDSLTRGVSVVKGRLRILKENYPAFLQELFNQQEENDVTVINKGVFNDNSDLMLTRLERDVLNEHPDYTIIEVGGNDCNFNWNEIIKKPMEEHQATVSLQRYLSNISEIVKKLRDSGIIPIIATLPPLDPVRYYQTISTQYSTSIGNWIGKMGGIQHWHGMYNYHLNKLADELKVPKIDVRTAIKKAGDSINLISEDGIHLTAEGYSAFSIAVFNFLSKWPDHQIQTSNR from the coding sequence ATGAAAATTATTTGTTTTGGCGATAGTTTAACACGTGGGGTCTCGGTAGTAAAAGGGAGATTGCGAATCCTGAAGGAAAACTATCCTGCTTTCTTGCAAGAGTTATTTAATCAACAGGAAGAAAATGACGTTACCGTTATTAACAAAGGAGTTTTTAATGATAACTCTGATTTAATGTTGACAAGGCTAGAAAGAGATGTTCTTAATGAACATCCCGATTATACGATTATTGAAGTCGGCGGAAACGACTGCAATTTTAACTGGAATGAAATAATCAAAAAACCTATGGAGGAACATCAAGCAACTGTTTCACTCCAACGGTATTTATCGAATATCAGTGAAATTGTTAAAAAATTGCGAGATAGTGGTATTATACCAATTATAGCCACCTTACCACCGCTCGACCCAGTCAGATATTATCAGACCATTTCCACCCAATATAGCACTTCTATTGGGAACTGGATCGGTAAAATGGGGGGCATTCAACACTGGCATGGGATGTATAACTACCATTTAAATAAATTGGCAGATGAGCTAAAGGTACCCAAAATTGATGTTAGAACGGCAATTAAAAAAGCTGGTGACTCCATTAATTTAATCAGCGAGGATGGGATCCATTTAACAGCAGAAGGCTATAGTGCTTTTAGTATCGCAGTCTTTAATTTTTTGAGTAAATGGCCAGATCATCAGATTCAGACGTCAAATAGATAG
- a CDS encoding hemerythrin domain-containing protein, translating to MQGCPSDSFGNSPAVLSEGLHKLVSEHIPLRNDLQSLHSLCEKVEEEQGGSFTELIQAVHQFFTDLEHHSVREEDILFRMMEEYLGKNGGPISVMEYEHEQANGYIHKFFSNTEKQTEFSSEDMIENAALIKNAYHTLINHFAKEEQVLYPMAERMFTPEEKELVNQRVSEQK from the coding sequence ATGCAAGGTTGTCCAAGCGACTCATTTGGAAATAGTCCAGCAGTACTTTCAGAAGGTTTACATAAATTAGTGAGTGAACATATCCCATTACGAAACGATCTTCAATCTTTACATTCTTTATGTGAAAAAGTAGAAGAGGAACAAGGCGGTTCCTTCACAGAGTTAATTCAGGCTGTACATCAATTTTTCACAGACCTTGAGCATCATTCCGTACGTGAGGAAGATATTTTATTCCGAATGATGGAAGAGTATCTCGGTAAAAACGGCGGCCCTATTTCGGTCATGGAATACGAACACGAACAAGCAAATGGATATATCCATAAATTCTTTTCCAATACGGAGAAGCAAACAGAATTTTCATCCGAGGACATGATCGAAAATGCAGCCTTGATCAAAAATGCTTACCATACTTTAATCAACCATTTTGCCAAAGAAGAACAGGTCCTATATCCGATGGCTGAACGGATGTTTACCCCAGAAGAGAAAGAATTGGTAAACCAAAGAGTTTCCGAACAAAAGTAA
- a CDS encoding group-specific protein, translated as MYSNTNAILKTGDWVKAESQDGALIIGYIESLSSVDGVVKVTVVTSDNNQTIGKTIPFLSKQVKMLPVSTVTNKAQIEFLLDLALSTGDKEWFLALSSKLNAMKQLVDGVH; from the coding sequence ATGTATTCCAATACTAATGCGATTCTAAAAACAGGGGATTGGGTTAAGGCAGAATCACAGGATGGTGCGTTAATCATTGGATATATTGAATCATTATCTAGTGTTGATGGGGTAGTAAAGGTAACCGTTGTTACTAGTGACAATAACCAAACGATTGGCAAAACTATACCATTTTTAAGCAAACAGGTTAAGATGCTGCCTGTTTCAACTGTAACTAATAAGGCACAAATTGAATTTCTTCTAGACCTAGCCTTATCAACTGGGGATAAGGAATGGTTTTTGGCGCTTTCTTCGAAGTTAAATGCGATGAAGCAGCTTGTTGATGGAGTACATTGA
- a CDS encoding Rrf2 family transcriptional regulator, whose amino-acid sequence MNSDFTLAIHSLTLLALQPDRMSTSDAISESAGVHPVRIRKVLSLLKKHGFIKSKEGTGGGFIFALDLSEVNLWDIYKITSDGALKPKCPEANEKCIVGANMQRVLCGIFFGAEKHLGEYLKDYTIKEVVDLVNQEN is encoded by the coding sequence ATGAATAGTGATTTTACCCTTGCCATTCATAGTTTAACTTTACTTGCACTACAGCCGGACCGCATGTCAACGAGTGATGCGATTTCAGAAAGTGCTGGTGTCCATCCGGTACGCATCCGAAAAGTGCTAAGTTTGTTAAAAAAACATGGATTTATTAAATCAAAAGAGGGAACGGGCGGTGGATTTATTTTTGCCCTAGATTTAAGTGAAGTGAATCTTTGGGATATATATAAGATAACCTCTGATGGCGCATTAAAGCCTAAGTGTCCTGAAGCAAATGAAAAGTGTATTGTAGGGGCAAATATGCAACGAGTCCTTTGTGGCATTTTCTTTGGGGCGGAAAAGCATTTGGGAGAATATTTAAAGGATTATACAATCAAAGAAGTGGTTGATCTTGTTAATCAGGAGAATTAA
- a CDS encoding BA3454 family stress response protein gives MIEVFVTVHYKDKNYHTNVIVKKDMTWQKIKRIAERQVKKQWDR, from the coding sequence ATGATTGAAGTATTCGTGACAGTCCATTATAAAGATAAAAATTACCATACCAATGTAATAGTGAAAAAAGATATGACATGGCAGAAAATTAAACGGATAGCAGAGAGGCAAGTAAAAAAACAATGGGATAGGTAA
- the spxA gene encoding transcriptional regulator SpxA: MVTVYTTPSCASCRKAKAWLEEHQIDYVERNILSHPLTVDEIKSILRLTEEGTSEIISTNSKSFQELHVDFESLSLNELYTIIMEHPKMMRRPIILDEKRLQVGYNEDEIRSFLPRRIRNYLYTELQKAAN, from the coding sequence ATGGTAACTGTGTATACGACCCCGAGTTGTGCCTCATGCCGAAAAGCAAAAGCTTGGCTTGAAGAGCATCAAATTGACTATGTAGAAAGAAATATATTATCTCATCCCCTTACAGTTGATGAGATTAAATCGATTCTTCGTTTGACAGAAGAGGGGACTAGCGAGATTATTTCCACTAATTCGAAGTCATTTCAAGAATTGCACGTAGATTTTGAATCTCTTTCGCTTAATGAATTGTATACAATAATAATGGAACATCCCAAAATGATGCGTCGGCCAATTATCCTGGACGAAAAAAGATTACAGGTTGGATATAACGAGGACGAAATTCGTAGTTTTCTGCCTCGAAGGATACGGAACTATTTATACACCGAGTTGCAAAAAGCAGCAAATTAA
- a CDS encoding cell wall hydrolase yields MKNSYTRKLVVACVATLAFISLQNNTVEAVTENQVVKEKNLLELGQQYGLTIDDNKDLNRHDDGIYIEEMLQNPDKMQAVVIQPSNPKIEVTVKEPEDPAVSISSQEKDLFARLVEAEAKGEPKEGKVAVATVVLNRVDSPHFPNTVTGVIKEVVGNTYAFSPVQNGEINKPASEEAKLAVEEALTRKDRLNDSIYFYNPEIATDNWIRTREVVKTIGDHVFAK; encoded by the coding sequence ATGAAAAACAGCTATACGAGAAAATTAGTTGTAGCTTGTGTTGCTACACTTGCATTTATCAGTTTACAAAATAATACAGTCGAGGCTGTTACCGAAAATCAAGTTGTAAAAGAAAAGAACCTTTTGGAACTTGGCCAACAATATGGTTTAACTATTGATGATAATAAAGATCTTAACCGTCATGACGACGGTATTTATATAGAAGAAATGTTGCAAAATCCTGATAAAATGCAAGCAGTAGTAATTCAGCCATCAAATCCCAAAATAGAAGTGACGGTAAAAGAACCAGAGGATCCTGCCGTTTCCATATCAAGTCAAGAGAAAGATTTATTTGCCCGATTGGTAGAAGCAGAAGCAAAAGGTGAGCCAAAGGAAGGAAAAGTGGCGGTTGCAACTGTCGTATTAAATCGAGTCGATTCTCCACACTTCCCGAATACAGTTACAGGTGTGATTAAAGAAGTTGTTGGCAATACCTATGCGTTTTCACCTGTTCAAAATGGTGAAATTAATAAACCTGCATCAGAGGAAGCGAAACTAGCAGTTGAGGAAGCATTAACAAGAAAAGATCGTTTAAATGATTCTATTTATTTTTATAACCCAGAAATTGCTACGGATAATTGGATTCGTACCCGTGAAGTAGTGAAAACAATTGGGGATCATGTATTTGCTAAATAA
- a CDS encoding OFA family MFS transporter, producing the protein MKSSADRRWLIVVGTIIVQMGLGTIYTWSLFNQPLVDHFGWKLNSVAFTFSITSLALALATLFAGKLQEKWGIRRLIACAGFVLGIGLIISSQASSLWMLYILAGVVVGAADGTAYITSLSNLIKWFPERKGLISGISVGAYGTGSLLFKFINGSLIQSVGVTQTFFFWGLIVMIMVVGGSFLVREAKITKGNQTVGGSIQKDFSVKEMLKTKEAYLLFVIFFTACMSGLYLIGIVKDIGVRLAGLDIATASNAVALVAIFNTSGRIILGALSDKVGRLRVVSGALLVTAAAVTVLSFVHVTYGVFFASVAAIAFCFGGNITIFPAIVADFFGLKNQSKNYGIIYQGFGIGAISGSFIASSLGGFIPTFKLIAVLSIVSVLIAMLIKSPGNGKIKMKEKRNHGEVRSLSPESKVS; encoded by the coding sequence TTGAAATCAAGTGCAGATCGTCGCTGGTTGATTGTAGTAGGAACTATTATTGTTCAGATGGGATTAGGTACCATCTATACTTGGAGCCTTTTCAATCAACCCTTAGTAGACCACTTTGGTTGGAAATTAAATTCAGTTGCCTTTACTTTTTCGATTACTAGCTTAGCTTTGGCTTTAGCAACGTTGTTTGCTGGGAAGCTGCAGGAAAAATGGGGAATTCGCCGGTTAATTGCTTGCGCCGGGTTTGTGCTTGGCATAGGATTAATCATCAGTTCTCAGGCATCATCATTATGGATGCTGTATATTTTGGCAGGGGTTGTTGTTGGTGCAGCTGATGGTACGGCCTATATTACATCGTTATCAAATTTAATTAAGTGGTTTCCGGAAAGAAAAGGCCTTATTTCAGGTATCTCTGTTGGAGCATATGGTACAGGAAGTTTGCTATTCAAATTCATTAACGGGTCACTCATTCAATCCGTCGGTGTTACCCAAACATTCTTTTTCTGGGGATTAATTGTCATGATTATGGTTGTTGGTGGTTCATTCCTTGTTCGGGAAGCAAAGATCACTAAAGGGAATCAAACTGTTGGCGGCAGTATTCAAAAAGATTTCTCAGTTAAAGAAATGCTTAAAACGAAGGAAGCTTATCTTTTATTTGTTATTTTCTTTACCGCATGTATGAGCGGCTTATACTTAATCGGAATTGTTAAGGATATTGGGGTTAGGCTTGCAGGACTTGATATTGCAACGGCAAGTAATGCTGTGGCATTAGTGGCAATTTTTAATACAAGCGGACGTATTATTCTTGGAGCATTATCGGATAAAGTAGGGCGTTTGCGTGTCGTTTCAGGCGCACTGCTTGTCACTGCAGCAGCTGTAACGGTATTAAGTTTTGTTCATGTAACCTATGGGGTATTCTTCGCTTCAGTTGCAGCTATTGCATTTTGCTTTGGCGGTAACATCACGATTTTCCCTGCCATTGTGGCCGATTTCTTTGGCTTGAAAAATCAGAGCAAAAACTACGGTATTATTTATCAAGGCTTTGGAATCGGTGCCATATCAGGATCCTTTATTGCTTCTTCTTTAGGCGGCTTCATTCCTACCTTTAAATTAATTGCCGTTTTAAGTATTGTTTCCGTATTAATAGCGATGTTAATCAAATCACCGGGCAATGGAAAAATAAAAATGAAGGAAAAGAGAAATCATGGTGAAGTCCGTAGTCTTTCACCAGAGTCAAAAGTTAGTTAA
- a CDS encoding LytTR family DNA-binding domain-containing protein: MKAIIVEDEIPAREELEYLVGAHSGIEVTDFFDDGLDVLKFLQEHETDVIFLDINIPSLNGMLLASTISKFTKRPYIVFTTAYKEHAAQAFELEAFDYILKPYEEKRIAAMLSRLESAFKRDRAETPLSDRKLESQLDSGRQQRENTSKSASRINLKKNDKIIVTDANDIYYALAREKATLVYTQQEEYMMPMSITEFDSLLPVDLFFRCHRSYTVNLTKIREIVPWFNQTYILRLKDLKEEIPVSRSKVKEFRQIMHL, encoded by the coding sequence ATGAAAGCGATTATTGTGGAAGATGAAATACCAGCTCGCGAAGAACTGGAGTATTTAGTTGGAGCCCATAGTGGAATCGAAGTGACCGATTTCTTTGACGATGGCTTAGATGTTTTAAAATTTTTGCAGGAGCATGAAACAGATGTCATCTTTTTGGATATTAATATCCCGTCCCTTAATGGGATGTTGTTAGCGAGTACCATCAGTAAATTCACAAAAAGACCTTATATTGTCTTTACTACTGCCTACAAAGAGCATGCAGCCCAAGCATTTGAACTCGAAGCCTTCGATTACATCTTAAAACCCTATGAGGAGAAGCGGATTGCCGCAATGTTAAGCAGGCTGGAATCTGCTTTTAAACGAGATCGCGCAGAAACACCCTTATCGGATAGAAAGCTCGAATCTCAACTGGATTCTGGGAGGCAGCAAAGAGAAAACACTTCGAAGTCTGCTAGTCGGATTAATTTGAAAAAGAATGACAAAATTATTGTAACAGACGCAAATGATATTTATTATGCTCTAGCAAGAGAAAAAGCTACCTTGGTGTATACCCAACAGGAGGAGTACATGATGCCAATGAGCATCACGGAATTTGATTCCCTTTTACCAGTTGACCTTTTTTTTCGCTGTCACCGTTCTTATACGGTTAATTTGACCAAAATTCGTGAAATTGTTCCTTGGTTTAATCAAACCTACATATTACGACTGAAAGATCTTAAAGAAGAAATTCCCGTTAGCAGAAGCAAAGTAAAGGAATTTCGACAAATTATGCATCTTTAA
- a CDS encoding sensor histidine kinase, which produces MNTTLEMLIHLFERAALLLICLFFMIRIPRFKESLQKDHHSPIERVIITLVFCLFAIFGTYSGINVEGSLVNVRIIAVVSGGILFGPWVGIITGIVSGVHRYVIDIGGPTSIPCLITSILAGVLSGYINQSVKRSLRWIYGIVAGMLSEILTMVLILAMANPFELGLDIVSKIAFPMIAGEVNIGLIVLLVMSVEGEKEVIAAKQAKLALDIANKTLPYFRSIHSDSLKEICHIIKNDIKADAVAITDTKNVLAYVGFGEERYVIGQEIISDLTKEAIHSGNFIIRNQVADHHTPQIHSLLIVPFEESGEVTGTLKIYYRKAYKMTYSLQTMAIGLSQIISTLMEVSRIEQIKEAANKAELKALQTKINPHFLFNALNAIASTTRRNPDKARELIINLSGYMRYNLEVSDELIDIHKELKQVRDYVEIEKARFGHRLTVVYEIDDVQVNIPSLLIQPLVENAIIHGILKIKGPGLVTIAVKDLGNKIRISVKDTGAGISEDVIQQLLLDDVPSNKIGLYNVHQRVKLIYGHGLVIHRLSPGTEVFFDIVKENI; this is translated from the coding sequence ATGAATACAACTTTAGAAATGCTGATCCATTTATTTGAACGAGCTGCTTTGCTCTTAATTTGCCTGTTCTTTATGATCCGTATCCCGAGATTTAAGGAATCTCTACAAAAGGACCACCATTCCCCCATAGAGCGAGTGATCATTACGCTTGTGTTTTGCTTATTTGCCATTTTTGGTACGTATTCAGGAATTAATGTGGAAGGGTCGCTCGTTAATGTTAGGATCATCGCTGTCGTTTCGGGGGGAATCTTGTTTGGACCCTGGGTAGGAATTATTACTGGGATTGTATCAGGAGTCCATCGATATGTAATTGATATTGGTGGACCCACTTCCATCCCCTGTTTGATTACGAGCATTTTAGCGGGGGTTTTATCGGGATATATAAACCAAAGTGTGAAGAGGTCTTTGCGCTGGATTTATGGAATAGTGGCCGGGATGTTGTCTGAAATTTTGACAATGGTACTGATTCTAGCGATGGCAAATCCATTCGAGTTAGGGTTGGACATTGTCTCTAAAATCGCTTTTCCGATGATTGCAGGTGAGGTTAACATTGGCTTAATTGTTTTGCTTGTAATGAGTGTCGAAGGTGAAAAGGAAGTAATTGCAGCGAAACAGGCAAAGTTAGCATTGGATATCGCAAACAAGACATTACCATACTTTCGATCGATTCATTCGGATTCCCTGAAAGAGATCTGCCATATAATCAAAAATGATATCAAGGCCGATGCAGTTGCGATTACAGATACGAAAAATGTGCTTGCTTATGTGGGTTTTGGGGAAGAACGATATGTAATCGGGCAGGAAATCATTAGTGATTTGACCAAAGAGGCGATTCACAGCGGGAATTTCATTATTCGAAATCAGGTGGCGGATCATCATACACCCCAAATTCACTCCTTGCTCATTGTCCCCTTTGAGGAGAGTGGAGAAGTGACGGGAACACTTAAAATCTATTACCGCAAAGCCTATAAAATGACCTATTCACTACAGACCATGGCCATCGGATTATCGCAAATTATCTCCACACTGATGGAGGTATCCCGGATTGAACAGATTAAGGAAGCAGCGAACAAGGCGGAGTTGAAGGCACTCCAAACAAAGATTAATCCTCACTTTTTATTTAATGCACTAAATGCGATTGCCTCCACTACACGCAGAAATCCAGACAAAGCACGTGAGTTGATTATCAATCTTTCTGGCTATATGCGTTACAATTTAGAAGTTAGTGATGAATTAATTGATATCCATAAAGAATTGAAACAAGTCCGTGATTACGTGGAAATAGAGAAAGCTCGTTTTGGCCATCGATTAACGGTTGTTTACGAGATTGATGATGTACAAGTCAACATTCCAAGTCTGCTCATTCAGCCGTTAGTCGAAAATGCCATTATTCATGGGATCTTAAAGATAAAAGGTCCAGGTTTGGTGACTATCGCGGTGAAGGATTTAGGAAATAAAATAAGAATAAGTGTTAAGGATACGGGGGCTGGAATAAGTGAGGATGTCATTCAACAATTGTTGCTAGATGATGTACCATCAAACAAAATCGGTTTGTATAATGTTCACCAGCGAGTGAAACTCATTTATGGCCATGGATTGGTCATCCACCGTTTGTCACCCGGAACAGAAGTTTTTTTTGATATCGTAAAGGAGAATATATGA
- a CDS encoding DUF2161 family putative PD-(D/E)XK-type phosphodiesterase — MTEIKKLLEVDLYKPIQAYFLREEYEVYGEVKDCDIAAIKGDELVVIELKLNLSVDLLIQATKRQRFTDQVYIAIPRPRYRLNSRQWADKCHLVRRLELGLIVVSFSGNRTKAEIIFPPTSFNRRKRIGQSKLKRAAIMKEINGRSADFNIGGSNRTKIMTAYKENSIQIACYLEKLGPLSPKALIQMGTGHKTSSILTKNYYGWFERIKRGTYVISKKGKQEVKEYSDLIIYYLGIIPNNDVPSE, encoded by the coding sequence ATGACTGAAATAAAAAAACTGCTAGAGGTAGATTTATATAAACCAATTCAGGCATATTTCTTACGTGAAGAGTATGAGGTTTATGGCGAGGTGAAGGATTGTGATATTGCCGCAATAAAAGGTGATGAGTTAGTTGTTATTGAATTAAAGCTCAACTTAAGTGTGGATCTACTAATCCAGGCCACAAAACGACAAAGGTTTACGGATCAAGTTTATATTGCGATACCAAGACCAAGATATCGATTGAATTCGAGGCAATGGGCAGATAAATGCCATTTAGTTAGAAGGCTTGAGTTGGGTTTGATTGTTGTTTCATTTTCAGGCAATCGAACAAAAGCAGAAATAATATTTCCTCCAACTTCGTTTAATCGTCGTAAAAGGATCGGTCAAAGTAAGCTAAAGAGAGCAGCCATAATGAAAGAAATCAATGGTCGGAGTGCGGACTTCAATATTGGTGGAAGTAATCGGACAAAAATCATGACAGCCTATAAAGAAAATTCTATCCAAATTGCCTGTTATCTTGAAAAATTGGGACCATTATCGCCGAAAGCGTTAATTCAAATGGGAACCGGTCATAAAACTTCCTCCATTCTAACCAAGAATTATTATGGTTGGTTCGAAAGAATTAAGCGTGGCACTTATGTTATTAGTAAGAAGGGAAAACAAGAGGTTAAGGAGTATTCGGACCTTATTATTTATTATTTGGGAATAATACCAAATAATGATGTGCCATCGGAATGA
- a CDS encoding MFS transporter yields MAAGLIGFSFASGWVTCIIAIVLLTLGEILIFPSNSMMIDKLAPEHLRGTYFGAAQFRKIGNFLGPVIGGYLLSHFNGQIMFWIIALVTIGSIIFFTSGNRSRVEKGEKAV; encoded by the coding sequence ATGGCGGCTGGATTGATTGGTTTTAGTTTTGCCAGCGGGTGGGTGACCTGTATTATAGCTATCGTCTTATTAACGTTAGGAGAAATATTAATTTTCCCTTCTAACAGTATGATGATTGACAAGCTTGCGCCAGAACATTTGCGTGGAACTTATTTTGGAGCTGCCCAATTCCGGAAAATTGGCAACTTCCTTGGCCCAGTCATCGGTGGTTACCTTCTTAGCCATTTCAATGGTCAAATCATGTTTTGGATAATTGCACTCGTAACGATCGGAAGTATCATTTTCTTCACATCCGGTAATAGATCCAGAGTAGAAAAAGGCGAAAAGGCAGTTTAA